TCTTCAGGGAGCTGCAGCGCGACGCCGAGCGCATGGCGCGCGACGAGGTCGGCAGCGAGCTGCGCGCTCCCGTCATGAACTACCCCTCCCTGGCAGAGGCCATCGTGCAGTTCAGTGTGCGCGAGTTCGAGTATCCGCGCAGCGACGTGACGACCCCCGTTCACTTCGTCGGTCCCGTCTCGCTCGCAGCGACGTCGCCCGACGATGTACCTGACTGGTGGAGCGACCTCGACGGCGATCGACCCGTCGTGCACGTCACCCAGGGCACCGTCGCCAACGCCGATCTCGACGATCTGGTGATGCCGACGCTGCGGGCGCTCGCGGATCACGACGTGCTCGTCGTGGCCTCGACGGGCGGCCGTGAGATTCCGCGACGACTCCTCCCCTCGAACGCGCGCGTCGCGGCGTACCTGCCGTACGACCGCCTCTTCCCGCGGTTGGACCTCCTCGTCACGAACGGGGGCTATGGCGGCGTCCACTTCGCCCTCGCCCACGGGGTCCCGATCATCGCGACCGGCAACACGGAGGACAAAACGGAGGTCGCGGCGCGCGTCGAGTGGAGCGGCGCCGGAGTCCGACTGCGGCCGCGGCGCGGCGGGCTCAACGTCGTCCAGCTCGCCGAAGCCATCGACAGCGTCCTGCAAGAGCCCCGCTACCGGGAGCACGCGCGGCGGATCGGCGCAGCGATCACCGCAGCCCCCGGACCGGCGGGAATACTTCCCGTCCTCGACCAGCTCGTCGGCGCGCGGGCATCGTGACACGGCTTCATCGACTCGACAGAAAGAACGGAAACACATGAACACCGATTCCTCCCTCGAGCCTGGCATCCTGCCCGGCGAGCAGTTCGAAAGACTTCGCGATCGCCTGGAGGGGAGGATCGCGCTGCCATCTGACGACGACTGGGACGAACAGCGTCGCGCCTGGCAGCTGCTGGCCGACCAGCATCCCTCTGCGGTCGTCGTCGCGGCGGGAGTGCAGGACGTCGTCGAGACGGTGACCTTCGCGCGCCGGTTCGGATTGCGCGTCGCCCCGCAGTCGACCGGGCACGGCGCGGGTGCTCTTCCTTCGCTCGCCGAGACCATCCTGCTGCGCACGTCAGCGCTCGGCGGGGTCGACGTGGACAGGTTCACAGGACGTGCGCGTGCGGGAGCCGGAGCCGTCTGGGGCGACGTCGCGGCGGCGGCTGCGGAACACGGCCTGGCGGCCGTCGCAGGGATGTCGTCCACGGTCGGCGTCGTCGGGCTCGCCCTCGGCGGGGGCCTGGGCTGGCTCGCCCGATCGCACGGACTGGCCGCGGACTCGATCGTCGCGATCGAGGGGGTCGATGCGCAGTCACGCGTCATCCGTGCGGACGCGGATCAGCATGCCGACCTCCTCTGGGCGGCGCGCGGTGGCGTCGCGCCCGTCATCGTGACCGCGATCGAGCTGCAGCTGCACCCGATCGCGGAACTGTGGGCGGGCGGGATGCTGTGGGCGATCGACCGCACCGCCGACGTCGTGCACGCGTGGCGGGAGTGGATTGCCGACGTTCCCGACTCGGTCACCTCGCTCGCGCGTGTGCTGCGTTATCCCCCACTTCCCGAGTTGCCCGAGTCGCTGCGCGGCAGGGCGTTCGTCGCGATCGAGGTGGCCGTCCAGGAATCCGGCGATGACGTCGAGGATCTGCTTGCGCCGCTCCGTGCGCTCGAGCCCGATATCGACTCGGTCCGGACCATGTCACCGGCGGAGCTCGCCGGCGTGCACGGCGATCCGCCGCAGCCCGCACCTGCGTACGGAGATGCCGTCGTGCTGACGGAGATCTCGCCCGCATCGGCCGATGCGTTCGTCGCGGCAGCGCTCGCGCCCGCCTCGACCCCGCTCGTCTCGATCGAGCTCCGCCAGCTCGGGGGAATGCTCACTCCGGGACGTGCGACGGGAGGTGCCGTCTCGACGATCGACGGGGCGGGGCTCGTCTACGTCGTCGGGATCGTTCCCGTCCCCGAGGCGCTCGAGCCCGTGCGAGCCGCCACCGCCGAGGTGATCGGCAGGCTCGCGGCATTCGCCTCGACCCGGGCGGTCAAGACCTTCTCAGAGCGACCGATCGGTGCCGACGCCCTCTACGGGGACGCGGCCGAGCAAGTCCGCCGGGTCGCTGCGGCGTGGGATCCGCAGGGGATCGTACGCTCCGCGCATCCGCTGCGGTGAGTCCTCGGGGAGGAATCGGCGCCGCCCCGACGGCGGCGGGGATCCGCCTCCGCCGCATGCTAAACTGACTCTTTGTCTGCGCGCACTCCTGCACGCAGTTCGCATCCTGCCGTCGCAAGGCGCGGGGTGCAGACAAGGGATCTTGGGTGGAACCGTCCGGTTCCACGGTATCGAAGGAGTAATCACCATGGCTGCTGTGTGCCAGGTGACTGGAGCTGTTCCCGGCTTCGGTCACGCAATCTCACACTCGCACCGACGGACGAAGCGACGCTTCGACCCGAACGTGCAGAAGAAGACCTATTACGTGCCGTCGCTGGGCCGCAACATCAAGCTCAACGTGTCGGCCAAGGGCATCAAGGTCATCGACGCCCGAGGCATCGAGGCCGTCGTCCGTGACATGCAGGCAAGGGGTGTGAAGCTCTAATGGCCAAGAAGGCTCAGGACATCCGTCCGATCATCAAGCTTCGTTCGACCGCCGGCACGGGGTACACCTACGTCACGCGCAAGAACCGCCGCAACAACCCCGACCGCATCGTGCTCAAGAAGTACGACCCGGTCATCCGCAAGCACGTCGAATTCCGAGAGGAGCGCTGATCCATGGCAAAGAAGAGCAAGATCGCGCGCAACCAGCAGCGTCAGGTGATCGTCGATCGCTACGCCGCCAAGCGCACCGAACTGAAGAAGGCGCTCGTGTCGCCGGAGTCCACCGACGAGCAGCGCGAAGCCGCTCGCCTCGGCCTGCAGAAGCTTCCCAAGAACGCTTCGCCGGTGCGCGTGCGCAGCCGCGACGTCATCGACGGCCGCCCCCGCGGCGTCCTCACGAAGTTCGGCATCTCGCGTGTCCGCTTCCGTGACATGGCGCACCGTGGCGAGCTGCCCGGCGTGACCAAGTCCAGCTGGTAACCCCAGCAGGCACAGGCGCTCCCGAAGACCCGGAGATCTCACGATCTCCGGGTCTTCTCGTGTGCGGGCATGGTCGAATGGAGCCGTGCCCCTGGATCCGTTCTTCGCCGAGCGACTGCGCGTGCATCGCCGCTATCTGATCGACCGCGGCATCGCGAGCGTGCGATCGCGCATGGCTGCGCTGTGGCCGTTCGGACGAGCCTCCGACACCGGCTCCGCAGCCGGGACTGCCGCTCCGCGAGCGGACGAGGCGGCTCTGAGCCCTCGCGCCCGCGCTCGAGCCAAGCACCGGCGTGCGG
This portion of the Microbacterium pygmaeum genome encodes:
- the rpmB gene encoding 50S ribosomal protein L28 translates to MAAVCQVTGAVPGFGHAISHSHRRTKRRFDPNVQKKTYYVPSLGRNIKLNVSAKGIKVIDARGIEAVVRDMQARGVKL
- the rpmG gene encoding 50S ribosomal protein L33, whose translation is MAKKAQDIRPIIKLRSTAGTGYTYVTRKNRRNNPDRIVLKKYDPVIRKHVEFREER
- a CDS encoding FAD-binding oxidoreductase, with the translated sequence MNTDSSLEPGILPGEQFERLRDRLEGRIALPSDDDWDEQRRAWQLLADQHPSAVVVAAGVQDVVETVTFARRFGLRVAPQSTGHGAGALPSLAETILLRTSALGGVDVDRFTGRARAGAGAVWGDVAAAAAEHGLAAVAGMSSTVGVVGLALGGGLGWLARSHGLAADSIVAIEGVDAQSRVIRADADQHADLLWAARGGVAPVIVTAIELQLHPIAELWAGGMLWAIDRTADVVHAWREWIADVPDSVTSLARVLRYPPLPELPESLRGRAFVAIEVAVQESGDDVEDLLAPLRALEPDIDSVRTMSPAELAGVHGDPPQPAPAYGDAVVLTEISPASADAFVAAALAPASTPLVSIELRQLGGMLTPGRATGGAVSTIDGAGLVYVVGIVPVPEALEPVRAATAEVIGRLAAFASTRAVKTFSERPIGADALYGDAAEQVRRVAAAWDPQGIVRSAHPLR
- a CDS encoding glycosyltransferase is translated as MLSILICCTPVHGHIAPSIAVARSLVEAGHDVRFLTGRRYRHVVEESGARWVPLPAAADYDDRDMDAAFPGRRGLTGVAGARWDLRNIFLEPAAAQLRAVDEQLRTQPADVVLAESMFFGAMLLLCRPAASRPPVVNLGIVPLGLRSRDAAPFGLGIPPMPGAFGRVRNALLAWTSDAVIFRELQRDAERMARDEVGSELRAPVMNYPSLAEAIVQFSVREFEYPRSDVTTPVHFVGPVSLAATSPDDVPDWWSDLDGDRPVVHVTQGTVANADLDDLVMPTLRALADHDVLVVASTGGREIPRRLLPSNARVAAYLPYDRLFPRLDLLVTNGGYGGVHFALAHGVPIIATGNTEDKTEVAARVEWSGAGVRLRPRRGGLNVVQLAEAIDSVLQEPRYREHARRIGAAITAAPGPAGILPVLDQLVGARAS
- the rpsN gene encoding 30S ribosomal protein S14 yields the protein MAKKSKIARNQQRQVIVDRYAAKRTELKKALVSPESTDEQREAARLGLQKLPKNASPVRVRSRDVIDGRPRGVLTKFGISRVRFRDMAHRGELPGVTKSSW